The segment AGGCGGTAAAAAAAGTGTTATAACTGAAGCTACTAAATTAGAAGATAAAACATACGGCACAAAAATAACTATGAAATACGAAGATTAAAAAGAATGGCTTTGGCTTTGTATAATTTATGGTAAATAGTATTTGAAAAGATAAAAGACAAAAGTATAAAGATAAAAGTCAAATGTGTTTTTATTAGTTAAATACGTATTATATTTTCTAGCTAATTCTATAATATAATCAATAAGAAACACAAAAAACTATATTATATTAACAATTCTTTAATTAATTACAACAATTAATGGAAAACAATGAATTATCGAAACGTATTTTTTGTTTTGCAGTTCGTACAATAAAATTCTTAAAGCATCTTTCAAATAGCCCTGAAAATAGAATTATTCGTTATCAATTAACAAAGAGTTCTACATCATCTGGAGCAAATTACGAAGAGGCACAAGCTGGGTCATCAAAAGCAGACTTTACTAATAAAGTAAGGATTTCATTAAGAGAAATGCGGGAATCCAATTATTGGCTTAGAATAATTAAGGAGATTAATTTAAACGATATAAATATAAATGAATTAAACTGGTTAATAAATGAATCAAGAGAATTAAAAAAGATATTAGGACCTATTGTTCAAAAAACAAGATAGTTCAATTTTTTACTATATTATCTTTATACTTTTGTCTTGATACTTTTATCTTTTATCTTAATTTACTAACTTTTAAATATTATTAAAATGGCATTTAATTTAAGAAACAGAAATTTTTTAAAACTTTTGGATTTTACTCCTACTGAAATAGAATTTTTATTAGACCTTTCAATTGACTTGAAAAAAGCTAAATATGCAGGAACCGAACAACAAAAGCTTAAAGGTAAAAATATTGCATTAATATTCGAGAAAG is part of the Bacteroidales bacterium genome and harbors:
- a CDS encoding four helix bundle protein yields the protein MENNELSKRIFCFAVRTIKFLKHLSNSPENRIIRYQLTKSSTSSGANYEEAQAGSSKADFTNKVRISLREMRESNYWLRIIKEINLNDININELNWLINESRELKKILGPIVQKTR